The genomic DNA CGGTAAAACCGAATTGGCTAGGGCTCTCGCAGAATCCATGTTCGGTGATGAAGAAGCGATGATCCGGATCGATATGTCGGAGTACATGGAGAAGCATTCCACCTCCCGTCTCGTCGGATCTCCTCCGGGATATGTCGGGTACGAGGAAGGCGGTCAGCTGACTGAGAAAGTCCGTCGCAAACCATATTCCGTCGTGCTCCTCGATGAAATCGAAAAAGCACATCCCGATGTCTTCAATATCCTTCTGCAAGTCTTGGAAGATGGTCGTTTGACTGATTCCAAAGGAAGGACTGTCGACTTCAGGAACACGGTTCTGATCATGACATCGAACGTCGGTGCACAGTCCCTTAAAGCCAATAAGCATATGGGCTTCAATATCCAGGATGGGAAGCAGGATTACAAAGATATGAAAGGGAAAGTGATGGAGGAACTGAAACGTGCCTTCCGCCCTGAATTCCTGAACCGTATCGATGAAATCATCGTCTTCCACTCATTGGAGAAAGACCACCTGAAAGAGATTGTCACCCTAATGTCCAATCAACTCACGAAGCGCCTCAAAGAGCAGGATATCCATCTTGAACTTTCTGCGGCTGCCAAGGAGAAGATCGCGGATGAAGGATTCGATCCTGAATACGGTGCAAGACCGCTCCGCAGGGCCATTCAGAAATATGTCGAAGATAAACTTTCTGAAGAGCTCCTGAGAGGGAAGGTCTTGACGGGTCAAGACATCCTCATCGATGTCGAAGGGGAAGAGTTCGTCGTCAAATTGAAAGAAGAAGCAACCAATTCAACTCCTTGATGTGAAAAGGAAGAGGTACACGGTCATGAACCTGTGCCTCTTTTTTTCCATAAGAAGTGAGAGGTATGTATAGCCGGGGCACTCTCGGTATAGTAATAAGACTAGGAAGAGGAGTAGGATCGTTTTGGCAAAAAAGAAGACAAAATTCGTATGTTCATCCTGCGGGTATGAATCAGCAAAATGGATGGGGAAATGTCCCGGGTGTAATGAGTGGAACACGATGGTGGAAGAAGTGGCCATTACGGGGAAGCAGCCCCGTGGTGCATTCCAACACAGCGAAGGGCCATCGAAGGCTGAAAAACTGACATCCATCGAAACGATGCAGGAGCCCCGTGTCCTTACTGATTCCAAAGAACTCAACCGGGTACTTGGAGGAGGAGTGGTGCCGGGATCGCTTGTGTTGATAGGGGGAGACCCGGGGATAGGGAAATCCACCCTGCTGCTGCAAGTATCTTCACAGCTTGCTGAACAAAAGCAAAAAGTCCTTTATATATCAGGTGAAGAGTCCATCAAGCAGACCAAACTGCGTGCGGACCGGCTGAATATCACAGCTGATGACCTATACATATATGCAGAAACCAACCTGCAGTCGATCCACCAGACCATCGATCAGCTTTCACCCGACTTTGTCATCATCGACTCCATTCAAACCATTTATCATCCGGAGGTCACTTCGGCACCCGGGAGCGTATCACAGGTCCGGGAATGTACGGCTGAATTGATGCGGATCGGTAAGACGAAAGGAATTGCCATTTTCATCGTCGGACATGTAACCAAGGAAGGATCCATCGCCGGTCCCCGTCTACTGGAGCATATGGTGGATACCGTTCTCTATTTTGAAGGGGAGCGCCACCATTCTTACAGGATCTTGAGGGCGGTGAAAAACCGTTTCGGTTCTACGAATGAAATGGGAATCTTTGAAATGAAGGAGCTGGGTCTTGAAGAAGTCGCCAATCCTTCAGAGATCTTCCTCGAAGAACGTTCACAGGGATCTGCCGGGTCGACGGTTGTTGCATCCATGGAAGGAACAAGGCCGGTGCTTGTGGAAATTCAAGCCCTTGTCACTCCGACGAGCTTCAATAATCCGAGACGTATGGCAACAGGAATCGACCATAGCAGGGTCTCCCTCATCATGGCAGTGCTTGAGAAGCGGGCAGGGATGCTCCTTCAGCAACAGGATGCCTACCTCAAGGTCGCAGGCGGAGTGAAGCTAGATGAGCCGGCTATCGATTTGGCCGTGGCGGCGAGCATTGCTTCAAGCTTCCGGGACAAAGCTTCACGCGCACAGGATTGCATCATCGGGGAAGTGGGACTGACCGGGGAGATCCGGCGCGTTTCACGGATTGAGCAGAGGGTGCAGGAAGCGGCGAAGCTCGGCTTCCAGCGGGTCATCATCCCGCAGAACAATATCGGGGGATGGCAGGCACCGGGCGGCATCGAAGTGGTCGGTGTATCCGATATCCACCAAGCGTTGGGTATGATTTTAGGAGGATAACAAAATGGAAGATAAAAAGGCAAAGGATAAATCCATATCGGATATTTTACAATTCGTTGCGCCCGGTGCGCCTATCCGGGATGGGATCGATAATGTGCTCCGGGCCAATACCGGCGGACTTATCGTCGTCGGATACAATGACAAGGTCAAGTCCGTTCTGGACGGAGGCTTTCATATCAATTGTCCATTTTCACCGAGCTATCTGTATGAGCTGGCGAAAATGGACGGGGCGATCGTCCTGAACGAATCCGGGACGAAGATCATCCTGGCCAATGCCCAGCTTGCCCCCGATGTGTATGTTCCTTCTACAGAGACAGGGATGAGGCATCGTACGGCAGAAAGGGTGGCAAGGCAGACGAATGCCCTTGTCATTGCCATCTCGCAGCGCCGGAACGTCATCACCCTGTACCAGGGCAATTTCCGATACGCCCTGAAGGACATTTCCGTCATCCTGACCAAAGCCAATCAGGCTGTACAGACATTGGAGAAATACAAAGTCGTCCTCGATCAGAGCATCTCCAATCTATCGGTTTTGGAGTTCGAAGAATTGGTGACCCAGAGCGATCTGCTCCAGGTTCTCCATCGATTCGAAATGGTCCTCAGGATCAAAAATGAGCTTCTGACGTATCTGAGTGAACTCGGCACGGAGGGAAGACTGATCCGCCTGCAGATGAATGAACTGCTTTCAGACATCGAGAGCGAGGCCATGTTGATCTTCCGGGATTACGCCATGGACCGCAACGTGAAAGCATTCGAGCTTCTATACAAGTTCCAGGAGCTTGTGCGCTCAGAAGTCCTTGAAGACAATGTGCTCCTGAAGCTTCTGGGTTATCAGGGCTATCCCCACCACGACGAGGCGATGTTCCCGCGCGGATACCGTGTATTGAACAAGATCCCGCGCCTGCCGATTGTCATCATCGAGAACGTGATCAACGAGTATGATGCTCTTCATCATATCGTGAAAGCGACGGTCGAAGACCTTGATGAAGTGGAAGGGATCGGGGAAGTGAGGGCGCGCAAGATTAAAGAAGGTCTCAAACTCATAAAAGAACAAACGTTCGCTGACCGGCAATTATAGCACCCAAGTCCCGGTTTGATAAAAGGGAAATATGCCCTGTTTCCAAAAAATTGACAGTGTAATCCCCGAGTGTTAGCCTTTTCATGAGGGCCTCTATCATCGTTTGTGAAATTGAAGAAAATTAGTCAAGAATCTCACGTTTTAAAAATCATAAATTGTTTATAATGGATAGGAGGAGGTGAAGGTATGTTAAAAAGAATCGTTCAGGCATGCTTCCTTATCGTAGGTGGTACACTAGGGATCCTATTGATTCCGGAGTTATTGTCGGTCATCAACATGGCGGATATTTCATTAATCAATAATGCATATATGACTGCTATATTAGGTGCCATTATTTTTTATATTATTTCGTTCTGGGCAGTCGAGTATGTGGTGAACTTTGTCAAATGGTTTGAAGATAGTTTGGTAAAGGCCCCGGTGACGGATTTGCTCTTTGGAAGTCTTGGTCTGATTATCGGATTGATCGTTGCGTACCTGTTGGGAATTGCCGTCAATCAGCTTGAATTCCCGATTTTGAATGCGGTCGTACCGGTGCTCTTGACCTTGCTGCTTGGGTATCTTGGTTTCCAGGTCGGCTTCAAGAAGCGGGATGAAATGGTAGGTCTCTTCGGCAATTCTCGTTCTAAGAAGAAAGATTCCGACGAGGATGATGAGGAGAACGCCGTGAAGACCCTCAAGATTCTCGATACAAGCGTGATCATCGACGGACGTATTGCAGACATCTGTCAAACGGGATTCCTCGAAGGCATCGTCGTCATTCCTCAGTTTGTCCTCGAAGAGCTCCAGCATATCGCGGATTCATCCGACGTATTGAAGCGGAATCGCGGACGTCGAGGACTTGATATTTTGAACCGCATCCAAAAGGAATTGCCGGTTGAGGTCCAGATCTACGAGGGCGACTTCGAAGAGATCCAAGAGGTGGATTCGAAGCTTGTGAAGCTTGCGAAACTCACGAACGGAATCGTTGTGACCAATGATTTCAACCTGAATAAGGTATGCGACCTTCAAGGGGTACAAGTATTGAATATCAATGACCTGGCCAACGCCGTTAAGCCTGTCGTCCTTCCTGGTGAAGAACTGAAGGTACAGGTGATCAAAGATGGTAAAGAGCATAATCAGGGCATTGCCTACCTCGATGACGGAACGATGATCGTTGTGGAGGAAGGGCGCAATTACATCGGCAAATATATCGATGTCCTAGTCACTTCGGTGCTGCAGACCTCCGCGGGGCGGATGATCTTTGCAAAGCCAAAACAATTGGAAAAAGCGCTCTAAGCCTGACTCCTTTGACCCGGTAAGGTATAATGGATGAATACTAGAGGAAGTCAAAGGAGTTAATCATATGGAGTATCAAGTGGTCATCCCGGCTGCCGGAAGGGGCAAAAGGATGAAAGCGGATCGGAATAAGCTGCTTCTTGAGTTGGACGGGGCACCCATCATTGTCCATACCCTTCAAGTGTTCGACCGGGATCCCCTGTGCCAGGGGATCTTTGTTGCTATCCATCCCGATGAACGGGAAGAGTTCGAAGCTCTGATCGATCGTCATGATATCGGCAAGGATATCCGTCTCGTCGACGGGGGGAAAGAAAGACAGGATAGCGTGTATCAGGCATTGCTTGAGGTCGATCATGAAGTCGTACTCGTTCATGATGGTGCCAGGCCGTTCATTTCCCGGTCGGTCATCCACGAGCTCGCTGAGCGGGCCGGGGAGACAGGCGGGGCGATTGCCGCGGTTCCGGTGAAGGATACCATCAAGAAAGTCATGGATGGGAAAGTCGAAGAAACGATCGAGCGCTCAAGCTTGTGGATGGTGCAGACCCCACAGGCTTTTCGCGTTTCATCTTTAAAAAAAGCCCACGATGCAGCAATGGAGGAAGGGTTCCTAGGCACCGATGACGCTTCACTTGTGGAGCGTCTGGGGGAAGACGTGTCCATCGTGGAAAGTGATTATGACAATATCAAATTGACAACGCCGGAGGATATGTTTTTTGCCGAGGCGATATTGAAGAAGAGAACAGAAGGAGGAAAACATCATGTTTAGAATCGGACAAGGCTTCGATGTGCATCAACTAGTGGAGGATCGTCCATTGATCATGGGCGGCATCACGATCCCATATGAGAAAGGGCTTCTGGGGCATTCTGATGCCGACGTCCTTCTCCATGCCGTGGCGGATGCCTGCCTCGGTGCCATTGCTGCCGGTGACATCGGGAAGCATTTCCCGGATACGGACGAAGAGTTCAAGGACGCAGACTCGGCCAAGTTGCTTCAACACGTATGGGCAATGGTCAAAGAGGAAGGCTATGAACTGGGGAATATCGATTGCACCGTCATCGCCCAAAAGCCGAAGATGGCCCCGTATATCGATGAGATGAGAGCAAGGATCGCCGAGCTCCTCGAAGCGGATCCATCCCAGGTGAATGTAAAAGCCACAACATCCGAAAAACTTGGTTTCACCGGTCGCGGAGAAGGGATCGCCGCTCAGACGACGGTTCTGGTGAAGCAAAAGTAAGACCCTTTATTCCGTTTTCGAACGGTGGTAAACTAATACAAGCAGAATCATTGAGGAGGAACGAATATGTCAAACGAAGTACGCGTACGCTATGCCCCGAGTCCAACGGGTCATTTACATATCGGGAATGCCCGTACGGCCCTATTCAACTATCTATATGCCCGCAGTGTGGGCGGGAAATTCATCATCCGCATCGAGGATACGGATAAGAAGCGGAACATTGAAGGCGGAGAAGAAAGCCAGCTTAAGTATCTTCAGTGGCTTGGGATCGACTGGGATGAAAGTGTAGATAAGGAAGGCGAATACGGCCCATATCGTCAATCCGAGCGGAACCATATTTACGAACAGTATTTGAATGAGCTACTTGAAAGCGGAAAAGCTTATAAATGCTACTGTACCGAAGAAGAGCTGGAAGCTGAAAGGGAAGCGCAAAGCGCATCCGGTCAGATGCCTCGCTACTCCGGTAAATGCCGCAACCTGACAGCGGAAGAGCAGGAGAAGCTTGCTGCGGAAGGGCGCCAGCCGAGCATCCGTTTCCGTGTGCCTGAAGGCCGCGTATTTTCTTTCAACGATATCGTAAAAGACGAAGTATCATTCGAATCTGACGGTATCGGTGATTTTGTCATCGCGAAGAAAGACGGTACACCGACGTATAACTTTGCCGTGGCAGTCGATGATTACCTTATGAAGATTTCCCATGTGCTCCGCGGAGAAGATCATATCTCCAATACACCGAAGCAGCTCATGGTCTTTGACGCTCTCGGCTGGCAGCCGCCGGTATTTGGTCATATGACCCTGATCGTGAATGAAAGCCGCAAGAAGCTGAGTAAGCGTGATGAAAGTATCATCCAATTCATCGAGCAGTATGAGGCCCTCGGCTATCTGCCGGAAGCGCTCTTCAACTTCATCGCCCTTCTAGGCTGGTCGCCAAAAGGGGAAGACGAGTTGTTCTCAAGGGAAGAATTCATCAAGATTTTTGACCCTGAGCGCCTTTCCACATCGTCTGCCCTGTTCGATAATCAGAAGCTGACGTGGATGAACAACCAGTATATGAAAGCCCTCGACCTTGACCAGGTGGTGGCCCTTGCTGAACCGCATCTGATCAAAGCAGGCAAGATCAGCGGGAACCCGACTGCAGAAGAGCATGAGTGGGTGCGTCGCGTGGTAGGTCTATATCAAGAGCAAATGAGCTTCGGGGCTGAAATCGTCGAGCTTTCAGAAATGTTCTTCAAGGATGATCTGGAATACGACGCAGAAGCAAAAGCCGTATTGGACGAGGAAGAGGTTCCTGAAGTGCTCCGTGCATTCCTTGAGGAGATCGAAGCACTTGAGAACTACGAAGCGGCAGAAATCAAAAAATCCATCAAAAATGTCCAGAAGTCGACGGGACACAAAGGCAAGAAGCTATTCATGCCGATCCGCGTGGCCGTTACCGGTCAGACACACGGTCCGGAACTTCCGAATGCCATCGAGTTGTTGGGGAAAGATAAAGTGAAACTTCGCCTTCAAGGACTTTTAGGTTAACATTTCGCAGGGAATGTAATATAGTAAGAGTATCACGAATTGGATAAATCGCGTTGAAGAGGAGAAGTAGGGATACGGAAGCTGATTAGAGAGGACCATCACCGGCTGAAAGTGGTCTGAGCCCCTCCGTTCCTGAAATGCACCTCTGAGTCCGTTGCTGAACATATAAGTAGGTGATGGCGGCTTCCACCGTTAACAGGATCCGAGTTGGGGAGTGATCCCAATCAGAGTGGAACCGCGCTTGCCTACAGCGTCTCTGTCATTTGACAGGGGCGTTTTTTTATTGAGCGAATGAAAGGAGGGGGATGGAATGTTCAAGACATTCAAAGAAGACATCGATGTCGTGTTCGATCAGGATCCGGCCGCGAGGAATTATTTCGAAGTGGTCCTTACGTACTCGGGACTGCATGCCATCTGGGCCCACAGGGTCGCCCACGCATTTTTCAAACGGAGATTCTTTTTCCTCGCCCGTGTGATTTCTCAGATCAGCCGCTTCTTCACCGGAGTGGAGATCCACCCTGGTGCGAAAATCGGACGCCGTTTCTTCATCGACCACGGGATGGGTGTGGTCATCGGAGAGACGTGTGAGATCGGGGACAACGTCACCCTTTTCCAAGGCGTCACACTCGGGGGTACGGGTAAAGAGAAAGGGAAGCGGCACCCTACGATAAGAGACAATGCCCTTATTGCGACAGGAGCAAAAGTATTAGGTTCCATCGTAGTTGGGGAAAATTCTAAAGTAGGGGCAGGATCGGTCGTCTTGAAGGATGTCCCACCGAACTCCACTGTCGTGGGCATCCCGGGGAAAGTCGTGATACAGGACGGGGTGAAGATCCAGAAGGACCTGAACCACTGTGACCTGCCGGATCCGATCAACGACCGCATCAAACAGCTGCAATCAGAAATCGAAGAACTCAGGAGTCTATTACAAGAGGAACATGGAAGGAGTCGATCGTCTTGACGATCCGTTTATATAATACACTTACTAGACAGAAGGAAGAATTCAAGCCCCTTGAAGAAGGGAAGGTCAAGATGTACGTGTGCGGACCAACGGTCTACAACTACATCCACATCGGGAATGCCCGGCCGGCCATCGTATTCGATACAGTACGCCGCTACTTGGAGTATCGGGACTATGATGTGAAATTCGTCTCAAACTTCACTGATGTCGACGATAAGCTCATCAAGGCGGCCAACGAGCTTGGTGAAGAGGTACCGACGATCGCCAAGCGCTTCATCGATGCATACTTTGAAGACACCGGGGCTCTCGGATGCCAGAAAGCCGATATCCATCCGACCGTGACGGATAACATCGATACCATCATTGAATTCATCTCGGCGCTTGTTGATAAAGGGTTCGCCTATGAATCCCAAGGAGATGTATACTACCGCACAAGGAAGTTTGACGGATACGGGAAGCTGTCCCATCAGTCCGTCGATGAGCTGAAAGTCGGAGCGCGTATCGACGTGGGCGATAAAAAAGAAGACGAACTCGACTTCGTCCTGTGGAAATCAGCGAAAGAAGGGGAAATCTCCTGGGAGAGCCCTTGGGGACATGGGCGTCCGGGCTGGCATATCGAGTGCTCGGCCATGGCGAAGCGCTACCTCGGGGATACGATCGATATTCACGCAGGCGGACAGGATCTTACATTCCCCCATCACGAAAATGAGATTGCCCAATCAGAGGCCCTGACCGGAAAGCCTTTCGCGAAATACTGGCTTCATAACGGATATATCAATATCGATAACGAAAAAATGTCGAAGTCATTGGGGAACTTTGTATTGGTTCACGACATCATCAAGGAACACGATCCACAAGTGCTGCGTTTCTTCATGCTGTCGGTCCATTACCGCCATCCGATCAACTATAATCTGGAGTTGCTGGAGAACGCGAAGACGGCCCTTGACCGTATCCGCACCTCGTATGATAATCTCCAGCATCGCAAGGAAACGAGCGCCAATCTTGCAGATCACGATCAGGAATGGTTCAGCAAGGTCGCGGCTCTCAAAGACCAATTCATCGAAGCGATGGACGATGACTTCAATACGGCGAATGGGATCTCCTCCCTGTTTGAACTTTCCCGGCAGGCGAACTATTACCTCATGGAAAAGAACACCTCGACAGCCGTCATTGATTCATTCCTTGCCCAGTTCCAAGAGTTCTTCGGCGTACTCGGGCTCTCCCTTGCTGCCAGTGAAGAACTTGTAGATGAAGAGATCGATGAGCTGATCGAGAAGCGGCTTCAGGCACGTAAAGACCGTGATTTCCAATTGGCAGATGAAATCCGTGATACGTTGAAAGCGCGGAATATCATCCTCGAAGACACTCCTCAAGGCACACGCTGGAAAAGAGGTTGAGGATGCTGTACGAAACGAATGAACACATCGATGCGAAACAAATGAATCCGCTGGCCTTGGCCTATATGGGGGATGCCGTGTATGAAACGTATGTGCGGCAGCTCCTCCTCACCAAAGGAAGGGTCAAGCCCAATCAGCTCCACCGGGCCGCCACAAGCTATGTGTCGGCAAAATCACAGGCGGCGATCCTCAAGTGGATGTTCGAGGAAGAGCTCCTCTCTGAAGAGGAGGTCCTGGTCGTCAAACGGGGAAGGAATGCGAAATCCGGCACCACCCCCAAGAATACAGATGTGCAGACGTATAAGCATAGTACCGCTTTTGAAGCGCTGCTCGGATTTCTTTTCCTTCAGAATCGCATCGAGCGGCTGGAGGAATTGATCACGTTGATCTTTGAACAAAAAGGAAAGGAGGAAAGAGCATGAGTAACGAATTAGATTTTATTGGAGGACGTAACCCCGTCATTGAAGCGTTGAAGTCGGGGCGGGATATCAACAAGATTTGGATCCAGGAGGGGTCGCAGAAGGGATCGATGCAGCAGGTCATCGGTCTGGCGAAGGACTCCAATATCCTGGTCCAGTTCGTACCGAAGAAGAAAATTGAACAAATGGTCCCCGAGAATCATCAGGGTGTCGTTGCATCGGTTGCAGCTTATCAGTATGCAGAAATCGATGATCTCTTCAACAAGGCACAGGAAAAGGGGGAGGATCCTTTCTTTCTGATCTTGGACGAGCTTGAAGATCCACATAACCTCGGTTCCATCATGCGGACCGCCGATGCTTCAGGTGCACACGGGATCATCATTCCGAAGCGACGCGCAGTCGGTTTGACGTCGACGGTGGCCAAAGCGTCCACCGGGGCCATTGAACATATCCCCGTGGCACGGGTCACCAACCTGTCACGTGCAGTCGAGGAACTGAAGGACCGCGGTGTATGGATCGCCGGTACGGATGCCAAGGGCAGTCAGGACTACCGCAGGCTCGACGGTACGCTTCCCATCGGTTTGATCATCGGGAGCGAAGGCAAGGGGATGAGCAGGATCCTGAGGGATAAATGCGACTTCCTTGTTCAACTGCCGATGGTCGGACATGTGACATCATTGAATGCCTCGGTGGCAGCCAGTATTTTAATGTATGAGGTTTACCGCACCCGCCACCCGCTGGGAGAATAGCCATGGACATTCTCCTAGTGGACGGATATAACATCATCGGTGCCTGGCACGAGCTGAACGAGCTGAAGAAGAAGGACTTGTCGGCTGCCAGGGACCGCCTGGTGGAACAGATGGCTGAATACCAAGGGTATACCGGCTATCGGGTGATCGTCATTTTTGACGCCTATTACGTGCAGGGAATCGCAAGGAAATACAACAACTATAAGGTGGAAGTGATTTTCACCAAAGAGAATGAGACGGCAGATGAGCGGATCGAGAAACTTGCCATCGAGCTCAACAACATCAAGACGCAGATCCATGTAGCGACGTCTGACTTCACGGAGCAGTGGGCGATATTCGGTCAGGGAGCCCTGCGGAAATCGGCCAGGGAACTTCTGAACGAAGTAAATGCCATCGAAAAGAAAATCGAAAAAAAAGTACGAAATTCGACAGACCGAAAGCCCCCTACGAAGATACCGTTGTCGAATGAAGTCGCTGAAATCTTTGAGAAATGGCGGCGCGGAGAACGATGACCGGTTGACGATTGAATTTTCTGTCATGTATAATATTTCTATCTATTGCTACGCGCGGGGGGATGTCTGTGAGCAATATCACCAGGACAGAAGCATTTGACGAGAAATTGGTGACAATGGATGACGAAGCAATCATAGAAGCGGTTCATCAGGGTCATAGCGAAGCGCTGGATTATTTGATTAAGAAATATCGCAATTTCGTAAGGGCGAAAGCACGTTCCTACTTCCTGATCGGTGCAGATAAAGAAGATATCGTGCAGGAGGGGATGATCGGCCTTTATAAGGCCATCCGCGACTACAGGGAGGACAAGCTAACCTCTTTCAAGGCGTTTGCGGAACTGTGCATCACCCGACAGATCATAACAGCCATTAAGACAGCCACTAGACAGAAACACATACCGCTCAATTCCTACGTGTCATTGGACAAGCCGATTTATGATGACGAATCGGACAGAACGCTGCTCGATGTCATCTCAGGTGCGAAAGTCATGGATCCTGAAGCTCTCATCATCAACCGTGAAGAATTCGATAATATGGAAGATAAGATGGCCGAGCTCCTGAGTGATCTTGAACGGAAGGTGCTCGCATTGTATCTTGACGGGCAATCCTACCAGGAAATCTCAGAAGAGTTGAACCGCCATGTGAAGTCCATCGACAACGCATTGCAGCGCGTGAAGCGGAAGCTTGAACGCTACTTGGAAGTCCGGGAAATAACCATGTAACCGTATTGACACAATTTGGTGACCGTGTTATTTTTGATAGGACTTAATATGGACCGAACAGGGTCCGGACCGGGTGATAGGATGACAAAGAAATTAATACTGGCCTGTACCGTTTGCGGATCGCGGAACTACAGCGTTCCCGGCAAGCAGAATCAGTCCGTTCGATTAGAATTAAAGAAGTTCTGTAATACGTGCAATTCCCACACCCTTCACAAGGAAACAAAATGATGGGGACGGAACTCTACAGCATTGATACTAGTTGGAGGTTACTAACGGATGTTTAAATTCTTTCGCAACGTAGCATCGGAAATGAGGAAGGTTAGCTGGCCGTCCCGCAAAGAGCTTACGCGCTATACCATCACGGTTATCACGACCGTTGTCGTATTTGCCCTGTTCTTCACGGTGATCGACCTTGGTATATCAGAACTCATG from Rossellomorea marisflavi includes the following:
- the rlmB gene encoding 23S rRNA (guanosine(2251)-2'-O)-methyltransferase RlmB; translated protein: MSNELDFIGGRNPVIEALKSGRDINKIWIQEGSQKGSMQQVIGLAKDSNILVQFVPKKKIEQMVPENHQGVVASVAAYQYAEIDDLFNKAQEKGEDPFFLILDELEDPHNLGSIMRTADASGAHGIIIPKRRAVGLTSTVAKASTGAIEHIPVARVTNLSRAVEELKDRGVWIAGTDAKGSQDYRRLDGTLPIGLIIGSEGKGMSRILRDKCDFLVQLPMVGHVTSLNASVAASILMYEVYRTRHPLGE
- a CDS encoding NYN domain-containing protein → MDILLVDGYNIIGAWHELNELKKKDLSAARDRLVEQMAEYQGYTGYRVIVIFDAYYVQGIARKYNNYKVEVIFTKENETADERIEKLAIELNNIKTQIHVATSDFTEQWAIFGQGALRKSARELLNEVNAIEKKIEKKVRNSTDRKPPTKIPLSNEVAEIFEKWRRGER
- the sigH gene encoding RNA polymerase sporulation sigma factor SigH encodes the protein MDDEAIIEAVHQGHSEALDYLIKKYRNFVRAKARSYFLIGADKEDIVQEGMIGLYKAIRDYREDKLTSFKAFAELCITRQIITAIKTATRQKHIPLNSYVSLDKPIYDDESDRTLLDVISGAKVMDPEALIINREEFDNMEDKMAELLSDLERKVLALYLDGQSYQEISEELNRHVKSIDNALQRVKRKLERYLEVREITM
- the rpmG gene encoding 50S ribosomal protein L33 produces the protein MTKKLILACTVCGSRNYSVPGKQNQSVRLELKKFCNTCNSHTLHKETK
- the secE gene encoding preprotein translocase subunit SecE, encoding MFKFFRNVASEMRKVSWPSRKELTRYTITVITTVVVFALFFTVIDLGISELMRVLIDSK